A genome region from Anaerolineae bacterium includes the following:
- a CDS encoding DUF11 domain-containing protein — MSQPLNLSQRVTVLQTAPKTSPKKSLAQLALTVFLGSLAVAAALFLLLWATSQKIQAAPPIRPLLAVITNTTVITHTAATTHQMRVYANGRISNQFLDQNNQNQIDQDGNDITGTTIAVRFDQHTGDNVDVGVQGDFIPTTPITLYTSPHNNYPAYSEDSRVIYASKALSYQITQRTLATPANNCVIMELDIENTGSISLTEGKLLFMVNIDVALSENGDIGYYDPARRLVYLADENEAAPLYDGFAMGVALLQGSWRGYGINGDRNVFPPESYPITDFDIKNQMITPSNTITNLPADDHIVWIVANIPDLTSGQTTPLAFGLCAANGASRSEAQDELIDTFEKLVNLAVIKTATPASGSSVSVGQQITYTIALSNTGDRYVDNIVVTDAVPAATNLVTYSVSQGSITATGRLVTATVGRLYATSDTVTMTLVVAPVATTTPGVIITNQAFINSEPIITQTNLVTHELGTVGLTATKTATPTAGSSVLAGQQITYTIALSNTGEGYVDNIVVTDAVPAATDLITYSISQGSITATGRLVTATVGRLYATSDTVTMTLVVVPVATSTPGTIITNQAFINSEPIITQTNLVTHEFNTLGLTLTKTGPLTAAVGDSLVYSFTVALSGTKSVTAVMVTDSIAGNTGYSSGDVNSNNLLETGETWVYTAAYTIQPTDTHLLVNTGTVSGKDLSNNNVVATDTHTTTLSFDPQLVVVSSGPAVANLNETVVFTFIVINYDMQSLFLFGLDLINIASIGDGSPISITQVTDTLAGEAAYAFGDWNNNSTLDGGEGWVYTASYTIQAAAPNPLTGVVVAVGRDMEGDELTATSDVHFTYLNLPDAGNSTFMPIIFKNGP, encoded by the coding sequence TTGTCGCAGCCATTAAACCTATCCCAGCGGGTCACAGTTTTACAAACTGCGCCCAAAACCTCTCCCAAAAAATCATTGGCTCAGTTGGCGCTGACCGTTTTCCTGGGCAGCCTGGCGGTGGCCGCGGCTTTGTTTCTGCTTTTATGGGCCACCTCCCAAAAAATACAGGCCGCGCCGCCTATTCGCCCTTTGTTGGCCGTTATCACCAATACCACCGTTATTACCCACACTGCGGCTACCACCCACCAAATGCGGGTGTATGCCAACGGCAGAATCAGCAATCAATTCCTTGACCAAAACAACCAAAACCAAATAGACCAGGATGGAAATGATATCACCGGCACCACCATTGCCGTCCGCTTTGATCAGCATACCGGCGATAATGTGGATGTGGGGGTGCAAGGCGATTTTATCCCAACAACGCCAATCACGCTTTACACTTCTCCCCACAACAACTATCCAGCCTACAGTGAGGATAGCCGGGTAATATATGCCAGCAAGGCGCTTTCATATCAAATTACCCAACGCACCCTGGCCACCCCGGCCAATAACTGTGTGATCATGGAATTGGATATTGAAAACACCGGCAGTATCTCTCTGACCGAGGGCAAGCTACTATTTATGGTGAATATAGATGTAGCTCTTTCCGAGAATGGCGACATAGGGTACTACGATCCTGCTCGTCGCCTGGTTTATCTTGCAGACGAGAATGAGGCAGCTCCGTTATACGATGGATTTGCTATGGGGGTGGCGCTGCTGCAAGGCAGTTGGCGAGGATATGGCATTAATGGGGATAGAAATGTTTTTCCTCCAGAAAGTTATCCCATTACAGATTTTGATATAAAAAATCAAATGATTACGCCCTCCAACACCATTACCAATCTCCCAGCCGACGACCATATTGTTTGGATTGTGGCCAATATCCCTGATCTTACTTCTGGTCAGACCACACCGTTGGCTTTTGGCCTGTGCGCCGCCAATGGCGCCAGCAGAAGTGAGGCCCAGGACGAGCTCATTGATACTTTTGAGAAACTGGTCAACCTCGCTGTAATAAAAACAGCTACGCCGGCGAGCGGCAGCTCTGTTTCAGTTGGTCAACAGATAACGTACACCATTGCTCTCTCCAACACGGGCGACCGGTACGTGGATAATATCGTGGTCACCGATGCCGTGCCCGCCGCCACAAATTTAGTCACCTATAGCGTCAGCCAGGGCAGCATTACGGCCACAGGCCGCCTGGTGACGGCTACGGTGGGACGGCTGTATGCCACCAGCGATACGGTCACCATGACCCTGGTGGTGGCCCCGGTGGCCACCACAACCCCAGGGGTGATTATCACTAACCAAGCCTTCATCAACAGCGAGCCAATCATCACCCAGACCAATCTGGTGACCCATGAACTGGGTACGGTTGGCCTGACCGCTACAAAAACTGCCACCCCCACTGCGGGTAGTTCGGTTTTAGCGGGCCAACAGATAACGTATACCATTGCTCTCTCCAACACGGGCGAGGGGTACGTGGATAATATCGTGGTCACCGATGCCGTGCCCGCCGCCACGGATTTGATCACCTATAGTATCAGCCAGGGCAGCATTACAGCCACAGGCCGCCTGGTAACGGCCACGGTAGGACGGCTGTATGCCACCAGCGACACAGTCACCATGACCCTGGTGGTGGTCCCGGTGGCCACCTCAACGCCCGGAACTATCATCACTAACCAGGCCTTCATCAACAGCGAGCCGATCATCACCCAGACCAATCTCGTGACTCATGAATTCAATACGCTTGGCCTGACCCTCACCAAAACCGGCCCGCTGACCGCGGCGGTGGGTGATAGCCTTGTCTATAGTTTCACCGTTGCCCTGAGCGGCACAAAATCTGTCACTGCGGTTATGGTAACCGATAGTATCGCCGGCAACACCGGCTACAGCAGCGGCGATGTCAACAGCAATAATCTCCTGGAGACCGGCGAAACGTGGGTGTACACGGCCGCCTATACCATCCAACCCACCGATACTCATCTACTGGTAAACACCGGGACTGTTTCAGGCAAAGATCTGAGCAATAACAACGTGGTTGCCACCGACACCCACACCACCACCCTCTCCTTTGACCCGCAATTAGTGGTGGTCAGCAGCGGCCCGGCCGTGGCCAACCTGAACGAGACTGTAGTTTTTACCTTTATTGTGATCAATTATGACATGCAATCTCTCTTTCTGTTTGGTTTGGACCTGATCAACATCGCCAGCATTGGCGACGGTTCCCCCATCAGTATCACCCAGGTCACCGATACGCTGGCCGGGGAAGCCGCCTATGCGTTTGGAGATTGGAATAACAATAGCACCCTTGATGGAGGCGAGGGTTGGGTTTATACGGCCAGCTATACCATTCAGGCCGCCGCGCCCAACCCCTTAACCGGCGTAGTGGTGGCCGTGGGCCGGGATATGGAAGGCGATGAACTGACAGCCACCAGCGATGTCCATTTTACGTACCTGAACCTGCCGGACGCCGGAAATAGTACCTTTATGCCAATTATTTTTAAGAATGGGCCTTGA
- a CDS encoding tandem-95 repeat protein, with translation MRKILIALIFLLLSFACIFCSSQSALWFIDEDQVQASMLSGNKANYELDPSIAPAPLDRNSIATEIAHDQDTLRQTPQALGIVDEVAFLPNPVPTLAPTPTPSPLPPIPIPPPTLSSPPSPVPPTAPPPTAPPAPTTAPPTAAPPTPVPPSSPTPPLPTPSPALPTPTLIPPTPTPIPPTPTLVPPPPPNQPPIAIDDAANTNENTPVTVNVLLNDSDPDGTLVPGTVAVISGPANGAVAVNPGTGQITYTPNLNFSGSDTFIYQVCDNDGACDTATVTITVISINAPPNAVDDPAFTDQNIPITITVLNNDSDPDGDPLTVIAVGLPANGVATTNNTTVTYTPNPGFAGNDTFTYTISDGLLTDTATVTVSVNGPPVAVNDTPNTAEDTPTVINVLGNDSDPNGDTLTVIAVGAPMSGTATINVPGYTVTYNPNPNINGTDSFTYTISDGVFTDTAVVTVTIFAINDPPVANPDAYTTPLTTTLVISAPGVLGNDTDVDGDSLTANLVTSPGAGVLILNLDGSFVYSPTVFGVYTFTYRAYDPILTPSNETGVTITVLP, from the coding sequence CAAGCCAGCATGCTTTCCGGAAACAAAGCCAACTATGAGCTTGACCCGTCAATAGCCCCGGCCCCTCTGGACCGCAACAGCATTGCCACTGAAATTGCCCATGATCAAGACACGCTCCGGCAAACGCCGCAGGCGTTGGGAATTGTGGATGAGGTTGCGTTCTTGCCCAACCCGGTTCCCACGTTGGCTCCAACCCCAACCCCTTCCCCCTTACCGCCAATCCCAATACCGCCGCCTACCCTATCATCGCCTCCCTCCCCCGTCCCTCCCACTGCGCCGCCACCTACCGCGCCCCCAGCCCCAACCACCGCGCCGCCAACTGCTGCGCCGCCTACGCCTGTGCCGCCCTCCAGCCCAACACCTCCACTGCCGACGCCAAGCCCGGCGTTGCCAACACCTACGCTCATCCCGCCCACACCCACGCCTATCCCCCCCACTCCAACCCTCGTTCCACCACCCCCGCCCAACCAACCGCCAATAGCCATAGACGACGCCGCCAATACAAATGAAAATACGCCGGTCACGGTCAATGTTTTGCTTAATGATAGCGACCCGGACGGGACGCTTGTGCCCGGCACCGTCGCGGTTATCAGCGGCCCGGCCAACGGCGCCGTTGCGGTCAATCCCGGCACCGGCCAAATAACCTATACCCCCAACCTTAATTTTAGCGGCAGCGATACTTTCATTTACCAGGTCTGCGACAATGACGGGGCCTGCGACACGGCTACGGTCACCATTACCGTTATCTCCATCAATGCCCCGCCCAATGCGGTGGATGATCCGGCGTTTACCGATCAAAATATCCCTATCACCATTACCGTGCTAAATAACGACAGCGACCCGGACGGCGACCCTCTCACCGTTATTGCGGTGGGGCTGCCCGCCAACGGCGTAGCCACTACCAACAATACCACGGTCACTTACACCCCCAACCCCGGCTTTGCCGGTAATGATACCTTCACCTACACCATCAGCGACGGCCTTTTAACCGACACAGCCACAGTGACCGTCAGCGTTAACGGCCCGCCGGTAGCGGTGAATGATACACCCAATACGGCGGAAGATACCCCTACCGTCATCAATGTGCTTGGCAACGACAGCGACCCGAACGGAGATACCCTGACCGTGATTGCCGTGGGCGCGCCCATGAGCGGCACCGCCACCATCAATGTGCCGGGCTATACGGTTACGTATAACCCCAATCCCAATATCAACGGCACCGACAGCTTCACCTACACCATCAGCGACGGCGTTTTTACCGATACGGCGGTCGTCACGGTCACCATTTTTGCCATCAACGACCCGCCGGTAGCCAACCCAGACGCCTATACCACTCCTCTCACTACTACCCTGGTTATCTCCGCCCCCGGCGTATTGGGCAATGATACGGATGTAGACGGCGACAGCCTGACCGCCAATCTGGTTACGTCGCCCGGCGCCGGCGTTCTGATACTCAACCTGGATGGGTCCTTTGTTTACAGTCCCACCGTTTTTGGCGTCTACACCTTTACCTATAGGGCTTATGACCCCATCCTGACCCCTTCCAATGAAACCGGCGTCACCATTACGGTTTTGCCGTAA